One Cucumis sativus cultivar 9930 chromosome 1, Cucumber_9930_V3, whole genome shotgun sequence DNA segment encodes these proteins:
- the LOC101214976 gene encoding alpha-aminoadipic semialdehyde synthase isoform X1 has protein sequence MLGNGVVGILSESCNKWERRVPLAPEHCARLLHGGKQKTGISRIIIQPSTKRIYHDAQYEDVGCEISEDLSECGLILGVKQPKLEMILPDRAYGFFSHTHKAQKENMPLLDKILTEKASLYDYELIVGDHGKRLLAFGKFAGRAGFIDILHGLGQRYLSLGISTPFLSLGMSYMYTSLAAAKAAVISVGEEIATQGLPPEICPLVIVFTGSGNVSHGAQEIFKLLPHTFVDPSKLPEICGKNVELCQHGATKKRVFQVFGCVVSCQHMVEHKDSTKKYDRVDYYAHPDQYRPIFHEKIAPYASVIVNCMYWEGRFPRLLTTVQFQDLMRSGCPLVGISDITCDVGGSIEFINQTTSIDSPFFRYDHISDLYHHDLEGNGVICSAVDILPTEFAKEASQHFGDILSTFVGSLASVVDILELPMHLRRACIAHRGALTSLFEYIPRMRKSESEESSVDIANGHSNKMFNIQVSLSGHLFDQFLINEALDIIESAGGSFHLVHCQVGQNANAMSHSDLEIGADDVVILDNIIQSLSRMANPQENLDLVNNETNKIFLKVGKIQESGFKSEDVKRKTAVLLLGAGRVCYPAVDLLASSGNSCCQFWRTFLEQYAEDWNDIEVIVASLYLKDAKEITEGIANATAVQLDISDSEKLFMYISQVEVVISLLPPSCHLTVANACIELRKHLVTASYINDTMTLLDEKARNAGITILGEMGLDPGIDHMLAMKMINESHLQNRIVKSFISYCGGIPSPESANNPLAYKFSWNPAGAIRAGSNPATYRYEGKTVKVEGKDLYDSAVRLRLPDLPAFALECIPNRNSLIYGDVYGIGQEASTIFRGTLRYEGFSKVMGTLARIGFLDTEVHSFLRNGRPLFRDFLLELLKIKGVSSGSTIGEKAISESIISSGLCKEQETAVRVAKTIIFLGFHEPTEIPSSCQSAFDVTCYRMEERLAYSKNEQDMVLLHHEIQVATPDGQHTESRKATLLDFGTTKNGKSTSAMALTVGIPAAIGALLLLTNKIKTRGVLRPIESEVYIPALDLLQAYGFKLTEKVES, from the exons ATGCTCGGGAACGGAGTTGTTGGGATTCTATCTGAGTCTTGTAACAAGTGGGAAAGAAGGGTGCCTCTAGCACCGGAACACTGTGCTCGACTTCTGCATGGAGGAAAGCAGAAAACTGGAATATCTCGTATAATTATTCAGCCATCAACCAAACGCATCTATCATGATGCACAATACGAGGATGTAGGCTGTGAAATTTCAGAGGATTTATCGGAATGCGGTCTCATTCTGGGTGTCAAACAACCCAAG CTGGAGATGATTCTTCCTGACAGAGCATATGGCTTCTTCTCCCACACTCACAAAGCGCAAAAGGAAAACATGCCTTTACTAGATAAG ATATTAACAGAAAAGGCATCATTATATGATTACGAGCTTATAGTTGGAGATCACGGAAAAAGGTTACTTGCATTTGGAAAATTTGCTGGCAGAGCTGGATTTATAGACATTTTGCATGGATTAGGACAGA GATATTTGAGCCTTGGAATTTCCACTCCTTTCCTGTCGCTGGGTATGTCATACATGTATACATCCCTGGCTGCTGCAAAGGCTGCAGTGATATCTGTGGGTGAGGAGATTGCAACACAGGGCTTGCCACCGGAGATTTGTCCATTGGTCATTGTGTTTACTGGTTCAGGAAAtg TTTCTCATGGAGCACAAGAAATTTTCAAGCTTCTTCCTCACACTTTTGTGGACCCGAGTAAACTTCCAGAAATTTGTGGGAAG AATGTGGAACTTTGCCAACATGGAGCAACAAAAAAGAGGGTCTTCCAAGTATTTGGTTGTGTTGTGAGTTGCCAACACATGGTTGAGCACAAAGATTccacaaaaaaatatgataga GTTGATTACTATGCTCATCCAGACCAATATAGACCTATATTCCATGAAAAGATAGCTCCGTATGCTTCTGTTATTG TAAATTGCATGTACTGGGAGGGAAGATTTCCACGGTTGCTGACCACCGTGCAGTTTCAAGATCTAATGAGAAGTGGATGCCCTCTTGTTGGAATTTCAGATATAACTTGTGATGTAGGGGGTTCAATAGAATTCATTAATCAGACAACGTCAATTGACTCTCCTTTCTTCCG ATATGATCATATTAGTGATTTGTACCACCATGATTTGGAAGGCAATGGTGTGATATGTTCAGCTGTTGACATTCTTCCAACAGAGTTTGCCAAAGAG gCCTCCCAGCATTTTGGAGACATCCTATCGACATTTGTTGGCAGTCTTGCCTCTGTGGTTGACATTTTAGAGTTACCCATGCATTTGAGGAGAGCCTGTATAGCTCATAGAGGGGCACTAACCTCCTTGTTTGAGTATATTCCACGTATGCGGAAGTCTGAATCTGA AGAATCTTCTGTGGATATTGCCAATGGCCACTCCAACAAAATGTTCAATATACAG GTGTCTCTGAGTGGCCATTTGTTTGATCAATTTCTAATAAATGAGGCCTTAGATATTATTGAATCAGCTGGTGGCTCATTTCACTTGGTTCACTGTCAAGTGGGCCAAAATGCAAATGCTATGTCACACTCAGACCTTGAA ATTGGTGCTGATGATGTAGTGATTTTGGATAATATCATTCAGTCTCTAAGTCGGATGGCTAATCCACAAGAAAATCTTGATCTCGTAAATAATGAGACAAACAAGATTTTTCTTAAGGTTGGTAAGATTCAAGAGAGTGGCTTTAAAAGTGAAGATGTAAAAAGGAAGACTGCTGTTCTACTTCTTGGAGCTGGCCGGGTTTGTTATCCAGCTGTTGACCTCCTAGCATCAAGTGGGAATTCATGTTGTCAGTTCTGGCGAACTTTTCTTGAACAGTATGCTGAAGACTGGAATGATATTGAAGTAATCGTTGCTTCTCTCTACCTAAAGGATGCAAAAGAG ATAACTGAAGGCATCGCTAATGCAACAGCAGTTCAGCTTGATATTTCGGATTCTGAGAAACTTTTTATGTATATCTCACAG GTTGAAGTTGTTATAAGTCTGCTTCCACCAAGTTGCCATCTTACTGTAGCAAATGCATGTATTGAG CTTAGGAAGCATCTAGTCACTGCTAGCTACATTAATGATACCATGACATTGCTCGATGAAAAGGCAAGGAATGCTGGTATAACAATTCTTGGGGAGATGGGTCTGGATCCTGGAATAG ATCATATGTTAGCAATGAAGATGATCAATGAGTCACATCTCCAAAATAGGATAGTGAAGTCCTTTATATCATACTGTGGGGGAATTCCGTCTCCAGAATCAGCAAACAATCCATTAGCATATAAATTCAG TTGGAATCCTGCTGGGGCTATTCGAGCTGGAAGCAATCCAGCTACATACAGATACGAAGGAAAAACAGTAAAAGTTGAAG GAAAGGATCTTTATGACTCTGCTGTGAGACTACGCTTACCTGACCTTCCAGCTTTTGCTTTGGAGTGCATTCCAAATAGAAATTCCTTAATTTATGGGGACGTATATGGCATTGGGCAGGAGGCATCAACCATATTTCGTGGAACCCTACGCTACGAAG GTTTTAGCAAAGTGATGGGAACCCTGGCAAGAATTGGATTTCTAGACACGGAAGTTCATTCCTTTCTTAGGAATGGGAGACCACTGTTTCGAGATTTCTTGCTTGAGCTTCTCAAAATTAAGGGAGTCTCAAGTGGCTCCACGATTGGAGAGAAGGCCATCAGCGAGAGCATTATTTCTAGTGGACTGTGTAAGGAGCAAGAAACTGCTGTAAGAGTAGCCAAAACAATCAT ATTCTTAGGATTTCATGAGCCAACAGAGATTCCTTCATCTTGCCAAAGTGCATTTGATGTTACCTGTTACagaatggaagaaaggttAGCCTACTCAAAAAATGAGCAG GATATGGTACTTCTACATCATGAAATACAAGTAGCAACACCAGATGGTCAACATACTGAAAGTCGCAAGGCCACGTTACTAGATTTCGGGACGACTAAGAATGGAAAGAGCACCAGTGCAATGGCTCTTACTGTTGGTATTCCAGCAGCTATTGGAGCTTTG CTTTTACTgacaaacaaaatcaagacTCGTGGTGTTTTAAGGCCCATTGAATCTGAAGTTTATATTCCAG CCTTGGATCTTTTACAAGCATATGGTTTCAAACTAACAGAGAAGGTTGAATCCTAG
- the LOC101214976 gene encoding alpha-aminoadipic semialdehyde synthase isoform X2 — MSYMYTSLAAAKAAVISVGEEIATQGLPPEICPLVIVFTGSGNVSHGAQEIFKLLPHTFVDPSKLPEICGKNVELCQHGATKKRVFQVFGCVVSCQHMVEHKDSTKKYDRVDYYAHPDQYRPIFHEKIAPYASVIVNCMYWEGRFPRLLTTVQFQDLMRSGCPLVGISDITCDVGGSIEFINQTTSIDSPFFRYDHISDLYHHDLEGNGVICSAVDILPTEFAKEASQHFGDILSTFVGSLASVVDILELPMHLRRACIAHRGALTSLFEYIPRMRKSESEESSVDIANGHSNKMFNIQVSLSGHLFDQFLINEALDIIESAGGSFHLVHCQVGQNANAMSHSDLEIGADDVVILDNIIQSLSRMANPQENLDLVNNETNKIFLKVGKIQESGFKSEDVKRKTAVLLLGAGRVCYPAVDLLASSGNSCCQFWRTFLEQYAEDWNDIEVIVASLYLKDAKEITEGIANATAVQLDISDSEKLFMYISQVEVVISLLPPSCHLTVANACIELRKHLVTASYINDTMTLLDEKARNAGITILGEMGLDPGIDHMLAMKMINESHLQNRIVKSFISYCGGIPSPESANNPLAYKFSWNPAGAIRAGSNPATYRYEGKTVKVEGKDLYDSAVRLRLPDLPAFALECIPNRNSLIYGDVYGIGQEASTIFRGTLRYEGFSKVMGTLARIGFLDTEVHSFLRNGRPLFRDFLLELLKIKGVSSGSTIGEKAISESIISSGLCKEQETAVRVAKTIIFLGFHEPTEIPSSCQSAFDVTCYRMEERLAYSKNEQDMVLLHHEIQVATPDGQHTESRKATLLDFGTTKNGKSTSAMALTVGIPAAIGALLLLTNKIKTRGVLRPIESEVYIPALDLLQAYGFKLTEKVES; from the exons ATGTCATACATGTATACATCCCTGGCTGCTGCAAAGGCTGCAGTGATATCTGTGGGTGAGGAGATTGCAACACAGGGCTTGCCACCGGAGATTTGTCCATTGGTCATTGTGTTTACTGGTTCAGGAAAtg TTTCTCATGGAGCACAAGAAATTTTCAAGCTTCTTCCTCACACTTTTGTGGACCCGAGTAAACTTCCAGAAATTTGTGGGAAG AATGTGGAACTTTGCCAACATGGAGCAACAAAAAAGAGGGTCTTCCAAGTATTTGGTTGTGTTGTGAGTTGCCAACACATGGTTGAGCACAAAGATTccacaaaaaaatatgataga GTTGATTACTATGCTCATCCAGACCAATATAGACCTATATTCCATGAAAAGATAGCTCCGTATGCTTCTGTTATTG TAAATTGCATGTACTGGGAGGGAAGATTTCCACGGTTGCTGACCACCGTGCAGTTTCAAGATCTAATGAGAAGTGGATGCCCTCTTGTTGGAATTTCAGATATAACTTGTGATGTAGGGGGTTCAATAGAATTCATTAATCAGACAACGTCAATTGACTCTCCTTTCTTCCG ATATGATCATATTAGTGATTTGTACCACCATGATTTGGAAGGCAATGGTGTGATATGTTCAGCTGTTGACATTCTTCCAACAGAGTTTGCCAAAGAG gCCTCCCAGCATTTTGGAGACATCCTATCGACATTTGTTGGCAGTCTTGCCTCTGTGGTTGACATTTTAGAGTTACCCATGCATTTGAGGAGAGCCTGTATAGCTCATAGAGGGGCACTAACCTCCTTGTTTGAGTATATTCCACGTATGCGGAAGTCTGAATCTGA AGAATCTTCTGTGGATATTGCCAATGGCCACTCCAACAAAATGTTCAATATACAG GTGTCTCTGAGTGGCCATTTGTTTGATCAATTTCTAATAAATGAGGCCTTAGATATTATTGAATCAGCTGGTGGCTCATTTCACTTGGTTCACTGTCAAGTGGGCCAAAATGCAAATGCTATGTCACACTCAGACCTTGAA ATTGGTGCTGATGATGTAGTGATTTTGGATAATATCATTCAGTCTCTAAGTCGGATGGCTAATCCACAAGAAAATCTTGATCTCGTAAATAATGAGACAAACAAGATTTTTCTTAAGGTTGGTAAGATTCAAGAGAGTGGCTTTAAAAGTGAAGATGTAAAAAGGAAGACTGCTGTTCTACTTCTTGGAGCTGGCCGGGTTTGTTATCCAGCTGTTGACCTCCTAGCATCAAGTGGGAATTCATGTTGTCAGTTCTGGCGAACTTTTCTTGAACAGTATGCTGAAGACTGGAATGATATTGAAGTAATCGTTGCTTCTCTCTACCTAAAGGATGCAAAAGAG ATAACTGAAGGCATCGCTAATGCAACAGCAGTTCAGCTTGATATTTCGGATTCTGAGAAACTTTTTATGTATATCTCACAG GTTGAAGTTGTTATAAGTCTGCTTCCACCAAGTTGCCATCTTACTGTAGCAAATGCATGTATTGAG CTTAGGAAGCATCTAGTCACTGCTAGCTACATTAATGATACCATGACATTGCTCGATGAAAAGGCAAGGAATGCTGGTATAACAATTCTTGGGGAGATGGGTCTGGATCCTGGAATAG ATCATATGTTAGCAATGAAGATGATCAATGAGTCACATCTCCAAAATAGGATAGTGAAGTCCTTTATATCATACTGTGGGGGAATTCCGTCTCCAGAATCAGCAAACAATCCATTAGCATATAAATTCAG TTGGAATCCTGCTGGGGCTATTCGAGCTGGAAGCAATCCAGCTACATACAGATACGAAGGAAAAACAGTAAAAGTTGAAG GAAAGGATCTTTATGACTCTGCTGTGAGACTACGCTTACCTGACCTTCCAGCTTTTGCTTTGGAGTGCATTCCAAATAGAAATTCCTTAATTTATGGGGACGTATATGGCATTGGGCAGGAGGCATCAACCATATTTCGTGGAACCCTACGCTACGAAG GTTTTAGCAAAGTGATGGGAACCCTGGCAAGAATTGGATTTCTAGACACGGAAGTTCATTCCTTTCTTAGGAATGGGAGACCACTGTTTCGAGATTTCTTGCTTGAGCTTCTCAAAATTAAGGGAGTCTCAAGTGGCTCCACGATTGGAGAGAAGGCCATCAGCGAGAGCATTATTTCTAGTGGACTGTGTAAGGAGCAAGAAACTGCTGTAAGAGTAGCCAAAACAATCAT ATTCTTAGGATTTCATGAGCCAACAGAGATTCCTTCATCTTGCCAAAGTGCATTTGATGTTACCTGTTACagaatggaagaaaggttAGCCTACTCAAAAAATGAGCAG GATATGGTACTTCTACATCATGAAATACAAGTAGCAACACCAGATGGTCAACATACTGAAAGTCGCAAGGCCACGTTACTAGATTTCGGGACGACTAAGAATGGAAAGAGCACCAGTGCAATGGCTCTTACTGTTGGTATTCCAGCAGCTATTGGAGCTTTG CTTTTACTgacaaacaaaatcaagacTCGTGGTGTTTTAAGGCCCATTGAATCTGAAGTTTATATTCCAG CCTTGGATCTTTTACAAGCATATGGTTTCAAACTAACAGAGAAGGTTGAATCCTAG
- the LOC101214976 gene encoding alpha-aminoadipic semialdehyde synthase isoform X3 — protein MVEHKDSTKKYDRVDYYAHPDQYRPIFHEKIAPYASVIVNCMYWEGRFPRLLTTVQFQDLMRSGCPLVGISDITCDVGGSIEFINQTTSIDSPFFRYDHISDLYHHDLEGNGVICSAVDILPTEFAKEASQHFGDILSTFVGSLASVVDILELPMHLRRACIAHRGALTSLFEYIPRMRKSESEESSVDIANGHSNKMFNIQVSLSGHLFDQFLINEALDIIESAGGSFHLVHCQVGQNANAMSHSDLEIGADDVVILDNIIQSLSRMANPQENLDLVNNETNKIFLKVGKIQESGFKSEDVKRKTAVLLLGAGRVCYPAVDLLASSGNSCCQFWRTFLEQYAEDWNDIEVIVASLYLKDAKEITEGIANATAVQLDISDSEKLFMYISQVEVVISLLPPSCHLTVANACIELRKHLVTASYINDTMTLLDEKARNAGITILGEMGLDPGIDHMLAMKMINESHLQNRIVKSFISYCGGIPSPESANNPLAYKFSWNPAGAIRAGSNPATYRYEGKTVKVEGKDLYDSAVRLRLPDLPAFALECIPNRNSLIYGDVYGIGQEASTIFRGTLRYEGFSKVMGTLARIGFLDTEVHSFLRNGRPLFRDFLLELLKIKGVSSGSTIGEKAISESIISSGLCKEQETAVRVAKTIIFLGFHEPTEIPSSCQSAFDVTCYRMEERLAYSKNEQDMVLLHHEIQVATPDGQHTESRKATLLDFGTTKNGKSTSAMALTVGIPAAIGALLLLTNKIKTRGVLRPIESEVYIPALDLLQAYGFKLTEKVES, from the exons ATGGTTGAGCACAAAGATTccacaaaaaaatatgataga GTTGATTACTATGCTCATCCAGACCAATATAGACCTATATTCCATGAAAAGATAGCTCCGTATGCTTCTGTTATTG TAAATTGCATGTACTGGGAGGGAAGATTTCCACGGTTGCTGACCACCGTGCAGTTTCAAGATCTAATGAGAAGTGGATGCCCTCTTGTTGGAATTTCAGATATAACTTGTGATGTAGGGGGTTCAATAGAATTCATTAATCAGACAACGTCAATTGACTCTCCTTTCTTCCG ATATGATCATATTAGTGATTTGTACCACCATGATTTGGAAGGCAATGGTGTGATATGTTCAGCTGTTGACATTCTTCCAACAGAGTTTGCCAAAGAG gCCTCCCAGCATTTTGGAGACATCCTATCGACATTTGTTGGCAGTCTTGCCTCTGTGGTTGACATTTTAGAGTTACCCATGCATTTGAGGAGAGCCTGTATAGCTCATAGAGGGGCACTAACCTCCTTGTTTGAGTATATTCCACGTATGCGGAAGTCTGAATCTGA AGAATCTTCTGTGGATATTGCCAATGGCCACTCCAACAAAATGTTCAATATACAG GTGTCTCTGAGTGGCCATTTGTTTGATCAATTTCTAATAAATGAGGCCTTAGATATTATTGAATCAGCTGGTGGCTCATTTCACTTGGTTCACTGTCAAGTGGGCCAAAATGCAAATGCTATGTCACACTCAGACCTTGAA ATTGGTGCTGATGATGTAGTGATTTTGGATAATATCATTCAGTCTCTAAGTCGGATGGCTAATCCACAAGAAAATCTTGATCTCGTAAATAATGAGACAAACAAGATTTTTCTTAAGGTTGGTAAGATTCAAGAGAGTGGCTTTAAAAGTGAAGATGTAAAAAGGAAGACTGCTGTTCTACTTCTTGGAGCTGGCCGGGTTTGTTATCCAGCTGTTGACCTCCTAGCATCAAGTGGGAATTCATGTTGTCAGTTCTGGCGAACTTTTCTTGAACAGTATGCTGAAGACTGGAATGATATTGAAGTAATCGTTGCTTCTCTCTACCTAAAGGATGCAAAAGAG ATAACTGAAGGCATCGCTAATGCAACAGCAGTTCAGCTTGATATTTCGGATTCTGAGAAACTTTTTATGTATATCTCACAG GTTGAAGTTGTTATAAGTCTGCTTCCACCAAGTTGCCATCTTACTGTAGCAAATGCATGTATTGAG CTTAGGAAGCATCTAGTCACTGCTAGCTACATTAATGATACCATGACATTGCTCGATGAAAAGGCAAGGAATGCTGGTATAACAATTCTTGGGGAGATGGGTCTGGATCCTGGAATAG ATCATATGTTAGCAATGAAGATGATCAATGAGTCACATCTCCAAAATAGGATAGTGAAGTCCTTTATATCATACTGTGGGGGAATTCCGTCTCCAGAATCAGCAAACAATCCATTAGCATATAAATTCAG TTGGAATCCTGCTGGGGCTATTCGAGCTGGAAGCAATCCAGCTACATACAGATACGAAGGAAAAACAGTAAAAGTTGAAG GAAAGGATCTTTATGACTCTGCTGTGAGACTACGCTTACCTGACCTTCCAGCTTTTGCTTTGGAGTGCATTCCAAATAGAAATTCCTTAATTTATGGGGACGTATATGGCATTGGGCAGGAGGCATCAACCATATTTCGTGGAACCCTACGCTACGAAG GTTTTAGCAAAGTGATGGGAACCCTGGCAAGAATTGGATTTCTAGACACGGAAGTTCATTCCTTTCTTAGGAATGGGAGACCACTGTTTCGAGATTTCTTGCTTGAGCTTCTCAAAATTAAGGGAGTCTCAAGTGGCTCCACGATTGGAGAGAAGGCCATCAGCGAGAGCATTATTTCTAGTGGACTGTGTAAGGAGCAAGAAACTGCTGTAAGAGTAGCCAAAACAATCAT ATTCTTAGGATTTCATGAGCCAACAGAGATTCCTTCATCTTGCCAAAGTGCATTTGATGTTACCTGTTACagaatggaagaaaggttAGCCTACTCAAAAAATGAGCAG GATATGGTACTTCTACATCATGAAATACAAGTAGCAACACCAGATGGTCAACATACTGAAAGTCGCAAGGCCACGTTACTAGATTTCGGGACGACTAAGAATGGAAAGAGCACCAGTGCAATGGCTCTTACTGTTGGTATTCCAGCAGCTATTGGAGCTTTG CTTTTACTgacaaacaaaatcaagacTCGTGGTGTTTTAAGGCCCATTGAATCTGAAGTTTATATTCCAG CCTTGGATCTTTTACAAGCATATGGTTTCAAACTAACAGAGAAGGTTGAATCCTAG
- the LOC101215456 gene encoding uncharacterized protein LOC101215456 isoform X1 has product MLNCRRSFNQILYYARFPLMAAYSMTQNLRLSHFDMQPHRAPQQLLFERCCGLPITGELVLRGFSGNRCTGFSLKACAQSPQDNYSNGSFGFNAKGPTLARRPQLLNSVDNLVDGIDRRFSSSVHEEPKWGNPLTFHEISSRDKLVVAVDIDEVLGNFVSALNKFVADRYSSNHSVSEYHVYEFFRIWKCSRDEANIRVHEFFKTPYFKTGIWPIPGAQSTLLKLSRFCHLSVVTSRQNAIKEHTLEWIEKHYQGLFQEIHFGNHFALDGESRSKAEICKSFGASVLIDDNPRYAIECAEAGIRVLLFDYENSYPWCKTECGDLPPLVTKVHNWEEVEKQLASCVLPS; this is encoded by the exons atgttaaattgtCGACGCTCCTTCAATCAAATACTGTACTATGCTCGATTTCCTTTAATGGCAGCTTACTCCATGACGCAAAATCTTCGATTATCTCATTTTGATATGCAACCGCATCGTGCTCCTCAACAATTGCTATTTGAACGATGTTGTGGATTACCCATTACTGGAGAGCTTGTTCTTCGTGGGTTTTCAGGAAATAGATGCACTGGATTTAGTCTTAAAGCTTGTGCTCAATCTCCCCAAGATAATTACAGTAACGGCTCGTTTGGGTTCAATGCTAAGGGTCCAACACTTGCTCGTCGTCCACAGCTGCTTAACAGTGTTGATAATTTAGTTGATGGAATTGATCGtagattttcttcttctgttcaTGAGGAGCCCAAATGGGGAAATCCTTTAACGTTCCATGAAATATCTTCCAGGGATAAACTTGTTGTTGCTGTTGACATCGATGAGG TTTTGGGAAACTTTGTCTCGGCTCTTAACAAGTTTGTTGCTGATCGTTATTCTTCAAATCATTCAGTTTCAGAGTATCATGTCTATGAATTCTTCAGG ATATGGAAGTGCTCTCGTGATGAAG CCAATATTCGAGTTCATGAGTTCTTCAAGACACCATATTTCAAGACAGGAATCTGGCCTATACCCGGAGCACAGAGCACGCTCCTCAAGTTATCGAGATTTTGTCACCTATCAGTTGTAAC GTCTCGACAAAATGCAATTAAAGAACACACGCTAGAGTGGATCGAGAAGCACTACCAAGGGCTGTTTCAGGAGATTCACTTTGGAAATCACTTTGCTCTAGATGGAGAATCCAGATCAAAGGCAGAAATATGCAA GTCCTTTGGAGCAAGTGTGCTAATTGACGACAACCCAAGATACGCAATCGAATGCGCTGAAGCGGGGATTCGAGTTCTACTTTTTGACTATGAGAATTCATATCCATGGTGCAAGACTGAGTGTGGGGATCTGCCTCCTTTGGTAACTAAAGTTCATAATTGGGAAGAAGTAGAGAAACAATTAGCCTCATGTGTTCTTCCCTCTTAG
- the LOC101215456 gene encoding uncharacterized protein LOC101215456 isoform X2, producing the protein MTQNLRLSHFDMQPHRAPQQLLFERCCGLPITGELVLRGFSGNRCTGFSLKACAQSPQDNYSNGSFGFNAKGPTLARRPQLLNSVDNLVDGIDRRFSSSVHEEPKWGNPLTFHEISSRDKLVVAVDIDEVLGNFVSALNKFVADRYSSNHSVSEYHVYEFFRIWKCSRDEANIRVHEFFKTPYFKTGIWPIPGAQSTLLKLSRFCHLSVVTSRQNAIKEHTLEWIEKHYQGLFQEIHFGNHFALDGESRSKAEICKSFGASVLIDDNPRYAIECAEAGIRVLLFDYENSYPWCKTECGDLPPLVTKVHNWEEVEKQLASCVLPS; encoded by the exons ATGACGCAAAATCTTCGATTATCTCATTTTGATATGCAACCGCATCGTGCTCCTCAACAATTGCTATTTGAACGATGTTGTGGATTACCCATTACTGGAGAGCTTGTTCTTCGTGGGTTTTCAGGAAATAGATGCACTGGATTTAGTCTTAAAGCTTGTGCTCAATCTCCCCAAGATAATTACAGTAACGGCTCGTTTGGGTTCAATGCTAAGGGTCCAACACTTGCTCGTCGTCCACAGCTGCTTAACAGTGTTGATAATTTAGTTGATGGAATTGATCGtagattttcttcttctgttcaTGAGGAGCCCAAATGGGGAAATCCTTTAACGTTCCATGAAATATCTTCCAGGGATAAACTTGTTGTTGCTGTTGACATCGATGAGG TTTTGGGAAACTTTGTCTCGGCTCTTAACAAGTTTGTTGCTGATCGTTATTCTTCAAATCATTCAGTTTCAGAGTATCATGTCTATGAATTCTTCAGG ATATGGAAGTGCTCTCGTGATGAAG CCAATATTCGAGTTCATGAGTTCTTCAAGACACCATATTTCAAGACAGGAATCTGGCCTATACCCGGAGCACAGAGCACGCTCCTCAAGTTATCGAGATTTTGTCACCTATCAGTTGTAAC GTCTCGACAAAATGCAATTAAAGAACACACGCTAGAGTGGATCGAGAAGCACTACCAAGGGCTGTTTCAGGAGATTCACTTTGGAAATCACTTTGCTCTAGATGGAGAATCCAGATCAAAGGCAGAAATATGCAA GTCCTTTGGAGCAAGTGTGCTAATTGACGACAACCCAAGATACGCAATCGAATGCGCTGAAGCGGGGATTCGAGTTCTACTTTTTGACTATGAGAATTCATATCCATGGTGCAAGACTGAGTGTGGGGATCTGCCTCCTTTGGTAACTAAAGTTCATAATTGGGAAGAAGTAGAGAAACAATTAGCCTCATGTGTTCTTCCCTCTTAG